The following nucleotide sequence is from Nomia melanderi isolate GNS246 chromosome 10, iyNomMela1, whole genome shotgun sequence.
GTTTTTTCACCGTAGAACTGTATAGTTAGATTAcatcattaaaaaatctaacAGTTGCGTTTAAAACAGAAGTCGTTGCATCTATGATAAATTGTCACTTACTGTACGCTACGTAGATTACTTTcttgtaaattgtatattttatttgtaaattttaaatgagaTTTATGCAAATCTGCCTCCTTTTGTAAAGATCTCCTTTTAATAttgcatttgtaatttttactTAATACTTTTGACGAGAATTCCCTGCTAGAATGTTTTCATTCGAATCTTTACTTCCTACGCATATTTTCATTTCGGCCATAAAATCATTAACCGATAAATACATAATCGAATGGGTGAACATTTCAATGGAagcaataataaatgatatcaaggaaaaataacaaatatcgCTTACGCTTGTATCGTTAATACGTGTTCCAAGTTTTTATAGGTATTTGTTTTTAGGATCTCCATTGCCTTCGACTCCAATTCGATCTTTCTCTGAAAGTTGATAAAATATGATCTTTGTTCTTGAAGCATAACTGTCCATTCTAGTTGAAAAAAGTACAATAACCGTTTTAGTATTGAAGCATCAAAAGTACTtgtacagaatttaataaatagatataaatttattcatcATGAATCATTAAGAATTACAAACGTAAATTGTTTCTAGAAGAACGTACGTTGTACATTGGCTACATTTTCCTCCATAATTCTCGTAAAATTTTCTAACTTCGCATCTCTGTGTGTTTGCCTTTCTAACgagtgtttttttttattttcgataagATAACAAAGTAACTTGATTAGTTCATTTAGGATTCTTAATTGCGTATAGAAATTTTCGTTAGTCGTACCCTCTATTCTTGGATTTAGATACTGAAATAAGATTATACTCGATGAAGTCAACTTAAATACGCATGTACAAGTAATTTCTTCCCCATTGTTTATTTTCTCTGTAACTGAAACTTATCGAAAGCATACAACCTACTTTTCTTATAACCGACTCTACAAGCTTATTCATTACTTGCTGATACTTTTTATCGAGATAGTTTCCCTTTAGAAAGAAGTATTTCCATACATATAAGTAGATTATTAGGCGGCAAAACGTACACGACATGTAACTACCTGAGAACCACGAGAACGTAAGATAGCACGCACCTACCTACATACGATCGCAGTGATTATTCACGCTTCGTCTCAAACACTTCAGATTTACGACATTCGAATGATCAAACGTAATCAATGAATATTTACTTATTGCAATTTTCGatgtatacattatttaattattcgaataatgctggaataatattttgttaatcacttatatcgaataaaataagcGTGATTTTCCTAAATCGATTATTGGCATCTATGCGACGATAAATATTGAGCATTTTTCAATAGCTTTGATGATTTCTACCTGTAATTTACCCATATTTAAtgtgtatttcaatattttaataaacgaatCAATGGTTTTTCAGGCGTTTCCTCGGAAGCCTATTACGCCATCTATGGTCTATTCGATCGAAGGATAAAAGGGTTTCGAAGCAACGTGTCGGAACGCTCGTAAAAGCCGTGTGAAGAAGCCATGCTATGTTGCGCAGAAGTTTTCAATATGCGTGTTCCAAT
It contains:
- the LOC116430341 gene encoding uncharacterized protein LOC116430341 isoform X1, which encodes MSCTFCRLIIYLYVWKYFFLKGNYLDKKYQQVMNKLVESVIRKYLNPRIEGTTNENFYTQLRILNELIKLLCYLIENKKKHSLERQTHRDAKLENFTRIMEENVANVQQWTVMLQEQRSYFINFQRKIELESKAMEILKTNTYKNLEHVLTIQAREFSSKVLSKNYKCNIKRRSLQKEADLHKSHLKFTNKIYNLQESNLRSVHSTVKKQCLDQLRMYDKTIKMLYTCEIALLRDKEGLEKDYAIIQDQLFEQLILYNQLKEERETNAMRASLAKLEHFRLNRAAKIIQQSWRSYCQRAFSRRKKGRK
- the LOC116430341 gene encoding uncharacterized protein LOC116430341 isoform X2 translates to MSCTFCRLIIYLYVWKYFFLKGNYLDKKYQQVMNKLVESVIRKYLNPRIEGTTNENFYTQLRILNELIKLLCYLIENKKKHSLERQTHRDAKLENFTRIMEENVANVQQWTVMLQEQRSYFINFQRKIELESKAMEILKTNTYKNLEHVLTIQAEFSSKVLSKNYKCNIKRRSLQKEADLHKSHLKFTNKIYNLQESNLRSVHSTVKKQCLDQLRMYDKTIKMLYTCEIALLRDKEGLEKDYAIIQDQLFEQLILYNQLKEERETNAMRASLAKLEHFRLNRAAKIIQQSWRSYCQRAFSRRKKGRK